One Ornithorhynchus anatinus isolate Pmale09 chromosome 2, mOrnAna1.pri.v4, whole genome shotgun sequence DNA segment encodes these proteins:
- the ARPC1A gene encoding actin-related protein 2/3 complex subunit 1A, with amino-acid sequence MSLHQFLLEPITCHAWNRDRTQIAISPNNHEVHIYKKNGNQWVKAHELKEHNGHITGIDWAPKSDRIVTCGADRNAYVWSQKDGVWKPTLVILRINRAATFVKWSPLENKFAVGSGARLISVCYFESENDWWVSKHIKKPIRSTVLSLDWHPNNVLLAAGSCDFKCRVFSAYIKEVDEKPASTPWGTKMPFGQLMSEFGGTGSGGWVHGVSFSASGNRLAWVSHDSTVSVADASKSMMVSQLKTEFLPLLSVSFVSENSVVAAGHDCCPMLFNCDDRGSLTFVSKLDIPKQSIQRNISAMERFRNMDKRATTEDRNATLETLHQNSITQVSIYEVDKQDCRKFCTTGIDGAMTIWDFKTLESSIQGLQIM; translated from the exons ATGTCTCTACATCAGTTTTTATTAGAACCAATCACCTGCCATGCCTGGAACAGAGATCGAACTC AGATCGCCATTAGCCCTAACAACCACGAAGTTCATATCTACAAGAAGAATGGGAACCAGTGGGTGAAAGCTCACGAACTAAAGGAACACAATGGACACATCACAG GTATCGACTGGGCTCCCAAGAGCGATCGCATCGTCACTTGCGGTGCCGACCGAAATGCTTATGTCTGGAGTCAAAAAGATGGTGTCTGGAAGCCGACTCTGGTGATCCTGAGGATTAATCGTGCCGCCACCTTTGTCAAGTGGTCTCCCCTGGAGAataaatttgctgtgggcagcgGAGCTCGACTTATATCGGTGTGCTACTTTGAATCCGAAAACGACTG GTGGGTGAGCAAACATATAAAAAAGCCCATCCGTTCCACTGTCCTCAGCTTAGACTGGCACCCGAACAATGTCCTGCTGGCAGCTGGATCTTGTGACTTCAAATGCAG GGTGTTTTCTGCCTATATTAAGGAAGTGGATGAAAAGCCAGCCAGCACTCCATGGGGCACAAAGATGCCTTTTGGGCAGCTGATGTCCGAGTTCGGGGGCACAGGAAGTGGTGGATGGGTCCACGGAGTCAGTTTCTCCGCCAGCGGGAACCGCCTCGCCTGGGTCAGCCACGATAGTACCGTGTCAGTTGCCGATGCCTCAAAGAGTATGAT GGTTTCACAGCTGAAAACAGAATTCCTCCCACTCCTGAGTGTGTCATTTGTCTCTGAGAACAGCGTGGTTGCTGCT GGCCACGACTGCTGCCCGATGCTGTTCAACTGTGACGATCGCGGCTCTCTGACCTTCGTCTCCAAACTGGATATTCCGAAACAGAGCATCCAACGCAACATTTCCGCCATGGAGCGTTTCCGCAACATGGACAAGAGAGCCACCACCGAGGATCGCAACGCCACCCTGGAGACCCTGCATCAAAACAGCATCAC CCAAGTGTCTATTTACGAAGTGGACAAACAGGACTGCCGCAAATTTTGCACCACTGGCATCGACGGAGCGATGACAATCTGGGATTTTAAG aCCCTAGAGTCCTCTATCCAGGGCCTTCAAATCATGTAA